A single region of the Salvia miltiorrhiza cultivar Shanhuang (shh) chromosome 8, IMPLAD_Smil_shh, whole genome shotgun sequence genome encodes:
- the LOC130999371 gene encoding transcription factor bHLH52-like: protein MALSYYSNWTSFQQPDYSGDDPELQSLLNPDDYFADSFCNSLLCDDLTYHANGLPLELDNLTTATQPPPFLLPHQQPLFHFPKRHKLYDYSLPKFVLRPPLPQFPAAGFSCESAKNETSLSAQSIAARQRRRKITVKTQELGKLVPGGQRMNTAEMLQSAYNYIKFLQAQVALLGSHHQEVPFEGEEELQNLLESPLIQEKLYSTQHCLLPNKLAEQVPLLKSNPHLLEKDH, encoded by the exons ATGGCGTTGAGCTACTACTCCAACTGGACCTCTTTTCAGCAGCCAGACTACTCCGGCGATGATCCAGAGCTCCAATCTCTGCTGAACCCGGACGACTATTTCGCCGACTCCTTCTGCAACTCTCTTCTCTGCGACGATCTCACTTATCATGCTAATGGACTTCCCTTGGAATTGGATAATCTCACAACTGCAACCCAACCCCCACCCTTTCTTTTGCCGCACCAACAACCCTTGTTCCACTTCCCCAAACGCCACAAGCTCTACGATTACTCGCTGCCCAAATTTGTCTTGCGGCCGCCGTTGCCTCAGTTCCCTGCCGCGGGTTTCAGCTGTGAGAGCGCCAAGAACGAAACGAGCTTATCCGCGCAGAGCATCGCAGCCAGGCAGAGGCGGCGGAAGATCACAGTGAAGACGCAGGAACTCGGGAAGCTGGTTCCCGGCGGGCAGAGGATGAACACGGCGGAGATGCTGCAATCCGCCTACAACTACATCAAGTTCTTGCAGGCGCAAGTTGCTCTCCTTGGTTCGCATCATCAG GAGGTACCATTCGAAGGTGAAGAAGAGCTCCAGAATCTTCTAGAATCTCCTTTGATTCAAGAAAAGCTATACTCCACTCAGCATTGCTTGCTTCCAAACAAGTTGGCGGAACAAGTTCCATTACTCAAATCCAATCCACATTTGCTGGAAAAGGATCATTGA
- the LOC130998771 gene encoding alpha N-terminal protein methyltransferase 1-like produces MYHLLLHRIPIPIIPESRPPHKSSLSRVGMNQLNCVQMDGGGVDSDGRQFKSAEEMWREAVGDGDPLKKSQWYSQGVGYWQGVEATVDGVLGGYGHVNKPDIEGSEAFLNLILAERFPDAGSERRLNTLDCVSGIGRVTKNLLIRYFNEGGLRPGGLFILKENIARNGFVLDNQDKSITISDLYFKQLFKQCGLHILKMKDQKGFPNELFAVKIDVCIND; encoded by the exons ATGTACCACCTCCTACTGCACAGAATCCCTATTCCCATTATTCCTGAGAGTCGCCCACCGCACAAATCTAGTTTGTCGAGAGTTGGTATGAATCAGCTCAACTGCGTCCAAATGGACGGCGGTGGAGTGGACTCCGACGGCCGCCAATTCAAGAGCGCGGAGGAGATGTGGCGGGAAGCGGTGGGGGACGGCGACCCCCTCAAGAAATCGCAGTGGTATTCGCAGGGCGTCGGCTATTGGCAG GGTGTGGAGGCGACGGTGGATGGAGTGCTGGGAGGGTATGGGCATGTGAATAAACCTGATATAGAAGGTAGTGAGGCATTCTTGAACTTGATTTTGGCTGAAAGATTTCCTGATGCTGGCAGTGAAAGACGTCTTAATACTCTTG ATTGTGTCTCCGGGATTGGAAGGGTCACCAAGAATCTtcttataagatattttaatGAG GGTGGTCTCAGACCTGGTGGGCTGTTTATTTTGAAGGAGAACATTGCAAGAAATG GTTTCGTGTTGGATAATCAAGACAAGAGCATTACGATATCCGACTTGTACTTCAAGCAGCTCTTCAAACAATGTGGTCTACACATTCTCAAGATGAAG GATCAAAAAGGATTCCCCAATGAATTATTTGCTGTAAAGATCGATGTATGCATTAACGACTGA
- the LOC130998772 gene encoding pentatricopeptide repeat-containing protein At4g20770-like has product MQSRNASVSLANLLQNCIDHKAYKAGKIIQAQIFRTGKISNTFLVNRLIELYSKCGRTSAGRRLFDQMPLRNIFSYHAILDSYCKLNDVDNAYQVFDQMPERNSVSWNLIISMLLNGFVPTRFTLASVLSACGGLGNVECGREYHGLATKLGLSANLYVGNALLGMYMKCVSIEDAIMVFEDLPEHNEVSFTAMMEGLVGADRMDEAFDMFRLMHRERIIDCVSLSSVLSVCSKCEFGNGNEGKRHVMHGEQIHGLLVKVGFLGDLHVNNSLLNMHAKLGCMDCAETLFIQHCPSSAAHPALIIKS; this is encoded by the exons ATGCAAAGCAGGAATGCCTCTGTTTCGTTGGCGAATTTGCTGCAAAATTGCATAGATCATAAAGCGTACAAGGCAGGAAAAATAATTCAAGCTCAGATTTTTcgcaccggtaaaatttcaaataCTTTTCTGGTGAACCGCCTGATTGAGCTATATTCAAAATGCGGCCGTACGTCAGCCGGCCGCCGCCTGTTCGACCAAATGCCTCTGAGAAACATATTCTCCTACCACGCTATTTTAGATTCTTACTGCAAATTAAATGACGTCGATAATGCATATCAAGTGTTCGATCAAATGCCGGAAAGGAACTCCGTTTCTTGGAACTTGATTATTAGTATGCT GTTGAATGGTTTCGTGCCCACCCGCTTCACGTTGGCCAGTGTTTTGAGTGCTTGTGGGGGTTTGGGCAATGTGGAGTGTGGCAGGGAGTACCATGGACTTGCTACCAAGCTCGGACTTAGCGCGAATTTGTACGTTGGGAATGCTTTGTTGGGAATGTATATGAAGTGTGTTTCTATAGAAGACGCGATAATGGTTTTTGAGGACTTGCCGGAGCATAATGAGGTCTCATTCACTGCAATGATGGAGGGGTTAGTAGGAGCTGATCGCATGGATGAAGCATTTGACATGTTTAGATTGATGCATCGAGAGAGGATCATAGATTGTGTCTCGCTTTCAAGTGTGTTGAGTGTTTGTTCCAAATGTGAATTCGGTAATGGCAATGAGGGGAAAAGGCATGTGATGCACGGGGAACAGATACATGGTCTACTTGTTAAAGTTGGTTTTTTGGGAGATCTGCACGTAAACAATTCGTTGCTTAACATGCACGCGAAGCTTGGGTGTATGGACTGTGCAGAGACATTGTTCATCCAGCACTGCCCATCCAGCGCTGCCCATCCAGCGCTGATAATCAAGAGTTGA
- the LOC130999368 gene encoding transcription factor bHLH52-like, translated as MALSYYSNWTSFLQPDYSGDDPELQSFLNPDDYFADSFCYSLLCDDLTYHANGLPLDLDNLTTATQPPPFLLPHQQQQSQAPLFHLPKRHKLYDYSLPEFVLPPLLPQFPAADFSTGSCESAKNETSLSAQSIAARQRRRKITVKTQELGKLVPGGQRMNTAEMLQSAYNYIKFLQAQVALLEFLGSHHQEVPFEGEEELQNLLESPLIQEKIYSTQHCLLPNKLAEQVPLLKSNPHLLEKDH; from the exons ATGGCGTTGAGCTACTACTCCAACTGGACCTCTTTTCTGCAGCCAGACTACTCCGGCGATGATCCAGAGCTCCAATCTTTTTTGAACCCGGACGACTATTTCGCTGACTCCTTCTGCTACTCTCTTCTTTGCGACGACCTCACTTATCATGCTAATGGACTTCCCTTGGATTTGGATAATCTCACAACTGCAACCCAACCCCCACCTTTTCTTTTGCCGCACCAACAACAACAATCCCAGGCGCCCTTGTTCCACTTACCCAAACGCCACAAGCTCTACGATTACTCCCTGCCCGAATTTGTCTTGCCGCCGCTGTTGCCTCAGTTCCCTGCCGCGGATTTCAGCACGGGGAGCTGTGAGAGCGCCAAGAACGAAACAAGCTTATCAGCGCAGAGCATTGCAGCGAGGCAGAGGCGGCGGAAGATCACAGTGAAGACGCAAGAACTCGGGAAGCTGGTTCCCGGCGGGCAGAGGATGAACACGGCGGAGATGCTGCAATCCGCCTACAACTACATCAAGTTCTTGCAAGCGCAAGTTGCTCTCCTTGAATTCCTTGGTTCGCATCATCAG GAGGTACCATTCGAGGGTGAAGAAGAGCTCCAGAATCTTTTAGAATCTCCTTTGATTCAAGAAAAGATATACTCCACTCAACATTGCTTGCTTCCAAACAAGTTGGCGGAACAAGTTCCATTACTCAAATCCAATCCACATTTGCTGGAAAAGGATCATTGA